In a single window of the Bradyrhizobium erythrophlei genome:
- a CDS encoding efflux RND transporter periplasmic adaptor subunit, which produces MKKKVVVPAALLAAVLAAGGLYFMHYHPLEKAVAAPAPPPAAPIVAGTVAQHDVPIYLTGVGTVIAYNTDVVRAQIQGQIISINFTEGQSVHTGDLLAQIDPRPYQALIDQYTGNLQRDQAQLKNAQINLTRYSQLGDKGWATPQLIETQQAQVGELQAAIKSDQALIDAANVQLSYTRLTSPIDGVVGIRQIDVGNIISPSNTNGLVVVTQLHPISLIFTLPETSLPQIQQQQQKTKTPLAVLAYNQDDTMQLDQGLLGLVNNEILQTTGSIQLKANFDNKANKLWPGELVNARLLLDVRHNGLTVPAAVVQQGSKGPYAYVVNPDGTVAIRPIKVAQISDGQALIDAGLTANEQVVVDGQYKLQPGTHVTLLHGQAAQEAAAQDALQAPIP; this is translated from the coding sequence ATGAAAAAGAAAGTCGTTGTCCCCGCTGCCTTACTCGCTGCCGTACTTGCGGCCGGCGGTCTGTACTTCATGCATTATCATCCATTGGAGAAGGCCGTTGCCGCGCCCGCCCCACCGCCCGCGGCACCTATCGTCGCCGGGACGGTCGCCCAGCATGACGTGCCGATCTATCTTACCGGCGTCGGCACGGTGATTGCGTACAACACCGACGTTGTGCGCGCCCAGATCCAGGGGCAGATCATCAGCATCAACTTCACCGAAGGCCAGTCCGTGCATACCGGCGACCTGCTCGCGCAGATCGATCCGCGTCCCTATCAGGCCCTGATCGACCAATACACCGGAAACCTGCAACGCGATCAGGCCCAGCTCAAGAATGCCCAGATCAATCTCACCCGCTACAGCCAGTTGGGGGACAAGGGCTGGGCCACTCCACAATTGATCGAGACCCAGCAGGCGCAAGTGGGGGAGTTGCAGGCGGCTATCAAATCCGACCAGGCGCTGATTGACGCCGCCAACGTGCAGCTCAGCTATACGCGCCTGACGTCGCCGATCGATGGAGTGGTCGGGATTCGTCAGATCGACGTCGGCAACATCATCAGCCCGTCAAACACGAACGGCCTGGTTGTCGTCACGCAGCTCCATCCGATTTCGCTGATCTTCACTCTGCCGGAGACGAGTCTGCCGCAGATTCAGCAGCAACAGCAAAAAACCAAGACGCCGCTTGCGGTTCTCGCCTACAACCAGGATGATACGATGCAGCTGGATCAAGGCCTGCTCGGCCTCGTCAACAACGAGATCCTGCAGACAACCGGGTCGATCCAGCTCAAGGCGAATTTTGACAACAAGGCGAACAAGCTCTGGCCGGGCGAGCTCGTCAATGCCCGGCTGCTCCTCGATGTCAGGCATAACGGCCTGACCGTTCCCGCTGCGGTCGTTCAGCAAGGTTCGAAAGGACCCTACGCTTACGTCGTCAATCCTGACGGCACGGTGGCAATCCGTCCGATCAAGGTCGCGCAAATCAGCGACGGCCAGGCGCTCATCGATGCCGGTCTCACGGCCAACGAGCAGGTCGTGGTCGACGGACAATACAAGCTGCAGCCGGGCACGCACGTCACACTGCTGCACGGCCAGGCGGCACAGGAAGCGGCCGCCCAGGACGCACTGCAGGCGCCGATTCCATGA
- a CDS encoding aldo/keto reductase — protein MNRNQSHQADMEFVDIPGTSIRASRVALGTWAIGGWMWGGSNESDAINAIQAALDRGINLIDTAPVYGFGRSEEIVGKALAADGRRKRAYIATKVGLDWKDGKPFRNASKARIIKEAEDSLRRLQTDVIDLYQVHWPDPNTPIVEVAGAMGELYRAGKIRAIGVSNFSPAQMDEFRKVAPLHAAQPPYNLFERAIEDDVLPYCRERDIALLAYGSLCRGLLSGSMSKSSRFTGDDLRKNDPKFVAPRFEQYLAAVERLDRFAQEHYGRRVIHLAVRWVLDRGERNIALWGARRADQLAPIAGVTGWHIDSAAMADIDRILQETIRDPVGPEFMAPPDRVAA, from the coding sequence ATGAACCGCAACCAGTCCCATCAAGCCGACATGGAGTTCGTCGATATTCCCGGCACCTCCATTCGGGCTTCACGCGTCGCGCTCGGAACATGGGCGATCGGCGGCTGGATGTGGGGCGGCAGCAACGAGAGCGACGCCATCAACGCCATCCAGGCGGCGCTGGACCGCGGCATCAATCTCATCGATACCGCGCCTGTCTACGGCTTCGGCCGTTCGGAGGAGATCGTTGGCAAGGCACTGGCCGCTGATGGGCGGCGCAAGCGTGCTTACATCGCCACCAAGGTTGGGCTCGACTGGAAAGACGGCAAACCGTTTCGCAACGCCAGCAAGGCGCGGATCATCAAGGAAGCCGAGGATTCCCTGCGTCGTCTGCAGACCGACGTCATCGATCTCTACCAAGTCCACTGGCCGGACCCGAACACGCCGATCGTGGAAGTCGCTGGCGCCATGGGCGAGCTGTACCGCGCCGGAAAAATCCGCGCCATCGGCGTCAGCAATTTCAGCCCGGCCCAGATGGACGAATTCCGCAAGGTCGCGCCGCTGCACGCCGCTCAGCCGCCCTACAACCTGTTTGAACGCGCCATCGAAGACGACGTGCTTCCCTATTGTCGCGAGCGCGACATCGCGTTGCTGGCCTATGGCTCGCTATGCCGGGGGCTGTTGTCCGGCAGCATGTCCAAATCGAGCCGCTTCACCGGCGACGACCTACGCAAAAACGATCCGAAATTTGTCGCGCCGCGTTTCGAACAATACCTTGCCGCGGTCGAGAGACTGGACCGGTTCGCGCAGGAACATTACGGCAGGCGGGTGATCCATCTCGCCGTGCGATGGGTACTCGATCGCGGCGAAAGGAATATCGCACTGTGGGGCGCGCGGCGCGCCGACCAGCTCGCGCCGATCGCCGGCGTCACCGGCTGGCACATCGACAGCGCTGCGATGGCCGATATCGACCGGATTCTGCAGGAGACGATCAGGGATCCGGTTGGTCCGGAGTTCATGGCGCCGCCGGATCGGGTCGCTGCCTAA
- a CDS encoding molybdopterin-dependent oxidoreductase — MAENSALLHTMTRRRLLGAAGTAALTLTKPAWAQTMIDLPLPGGPGARQITTAFPQKGPMILQRTRPPLLETPFEVFDKGVFTPNDQFYVRWHWAVIPTDIDVAKFSLTVRGHVNQTLTLSLNDILKGLPSVEIPAVNQCSGNSRGFFEPRVPGGEWANGAMGNARWTGFRLRDLLDKAGVKPGAVQVRFKGLDEPVVADAPQFMKSLDIDHARDGEVMVAYAMNGEQLPLVNGFPLRLVVPGWYATYWVKMLADIEVLDQPDTNYWTKVAYTIPDTPHASIEPGQTDVKMIPINRMVPRSFVTNIPSGQKVKAAAQTTLRGIAFGGDCGVASVDYSIDRGKSWRQTQLGEEQGKYGFRQFETRFTLPSPGAYTLLTRCTNSNGVAQPETPNWNPAGFMRNVVEPVDVIAA, encoded by the coding sequence ATGGCCGAGAATAGTGCTCTCCTTCACACCATGACACGACGGCGGCTGCTGGGCGCGGCAGGCACGGCAGCCTTGACGCTGACAAAGCCCGCCTGGGCACAAACGATGATCGACCTTCCGCTACCCGGCGGTCCCGGCGCTCGGCAGATCACGACCGCGTTTCCGCAGAAAGGGCCGATGATCCTGCAGCGGACCCGTCCACCGCTGCTGGAGACGCCGTTTGAAGTCTTCGACAAGGGCGTGTTCACGCCCAACGATCAATTCTATGTACGCTGGCACTGGGCGGTGATCCCGACCGACATCGATGTCGCGAAATTCAGCCTGACCGTGCGCGGCCACGTCAATCAGACGCTGACGCTGTCGCTGAACGATATCCTCAAGGGATTGCCGAGCGTGGAAATCCCCGCGGTGAATCAGTGTTCCGGCAACTCGCGCGGCTTCTTCGAACCCCGCGTGCCCGGCGGCGAATGGGCCAACGGCGCCATGGGCAACGCGCGCTGGACCGGATTCCGTCTGAGGGATCTGCTGGACAAAGCCGGCGTCAAGCCGGGCGCCGTGCAGGTGCGGTTCAAAGGCCTGGATGAGCCGGTTGTCGCGGATGCGCCGCAATTCATGAAGTCTCTGGACATCGACCACGCGCGCGACGGCGAAGTGATGGTCGCCTATGCGATGAACGGCGAGCAACTGCCATTGGTGAACGGATTTCCGCTGCGGCTGGTGGTGCCCGGATGGTATGCGACCTATTGGGTCAAGATGCTGGCCGATATCGAGGTGCTCGATCAACCCGACACCAATTACTGGACCAAAGTCGCTTACACCATTCCCGATACGCCGCACGCCAGCATCGAGCCCGGCCAAACGGACGTGAAGATGATTCCGATCAACCGGATGGTGCCGCGATCCTTTGTCACCAACATTCCCTCGGGCCAGAAAGTAAAGGCGGCTGCGCAGACCACGTTGCGCGGCATTGCGTTCGGCGGCGATTGCGGCGTGGCAAGCGTCGATTACTCGATCGATCGCGGCAAAAGCTGGCGCCAGACACAGTTGGGTGAAGAGCAGGGCAAATACGGATTTCGGCAGTTCGAGACCCGGTTCACGCTGCCTTCGCCCGGGGCGTACACCTTGTTGACCCGCTGCACCAACAGCAACGGGGTTGCGCAACCCGAAACGCCGAACTGGAACCCCGCCGGCTTCATGCGCAATGTCGTGGAACCGGTCGATGTCATCGCGGCTTGA
- a CDS encoding cytochrome c: MFRALLPAVALLSAASMPLVADASPISELKSVKVDLPDSDRMFPGPGSDAINNNCLACHSAGMVLNQPELSKQAWAAEVDKMINTYKAPVAPEDVAPIVDYLASRKGVK; the protein is encoded by the coding sequence ATGTTTCGCGCTTTGCTGCCGGCCGTCGCTCTGTTGAGCGCGGCCTCGATGCCGTTGGTCGCTGACGCCTCGCCCATCTCCGAACTGAAGTCGGTGAAGGTCGATCTGCCCGACAGCGACAGGATGTTTCCCGGTCCGGGCTCGGACGCAATCAACAACAACTGCCTCGCCTGTCACTCGGCCGGGATGGTGTTGAACCAACCCGAGTTGTCGAAGCAGGCCTGGGCGGCCGAGGTCGACAAGATGATCAATACCTATAAGGCTCCGGTCGCCCCCGAGGACGTCGCGCCGATCGTTGACTATCTTGCCAGCCGCAAGGGCGTGAAATAG
- a CDS encoding DUF305 domain-containing protein, whose translation MPIQYVADQTDNSAEPSFMSENESAMSKMMTDMTGMMVKPTGDIDRDFVAMMVPHHQGAVDLAQAELKYGHNERLRRLAQQIIANRQSEIAVMRLAVDDEQPLPAGSASQSAPPSDSPAASHATMGIAHDAKPHN comes from the coding sequence ATGCCGATCCAATATGTCGCCGATCAAACGGACAATTCCGCCGAACCCTCGTTCATGTCGGAAAATGAATCCGCGATGAGCAAGATGATGACCGACATGACCGGCATGATGGTCAAGCCGACCGGCGATATCGACCGGGATTTCGTCGCGATGATGGTGCCGCACCATCAGGGCGCGGTCGACCTGGCGCAGGCTGAACTCAAATACGGCCATAACGAACGGCTCCGCCGTTTGGCGCAGCAAATCATCGCGAACCGGCAGAGCGAGATAGCCGTGATGCGGCTGGCCGTCGATGACGAACAACCGCTCCCGGCAGGTTCGGCGTCACAGTCCGCACCGCCTTCAGATTCACCGGCGGCGTCGCATGCAACGATGGGGATTGCTCATGATGCCAAGCCTCACAACTGA
- a CDS encoding DUF305 domain-containing protein has protein sequence MRSLLPASISFRALLGSVAAVGAAAFLVGRESRPPFVISPFTICSTATEAAFPEETPFLSENDTAVNKMMSGMVIKPTGDVDRDFVSMMTPHHQGAINMAQAVLRNGHNEQIRRLAQEIIVTQQQEIAAMRLAIGDPLPPSVPSPTQVSGSSPRSSTVPFLASFRKAGEPQ, from the coding sequence ATGAGGTCGTTGTTGCCGGCGTCGATTTCCTTTCGCGCTTTGTTGGGTAGCGTCGCGGCGGTCGGCGCTGCTGCATTTTTGGTGGGGCGGGAAAGTCGGCCACCTTTCGTGATCTCGCCGTTTACGATCTGCTCGACGGCGACCGAAGCAGCCTTTCCCGAGGAGACGCCATTCCTTTCGGAAAACGACACGGCGGTGAACAAGATGATGTCCGGGATGGTGATCAAGCCGACCGGCGACGTCGACCGCGATTTCGTTTCGATGATGACGCCGCACCATCAGGGCGCGATCAACATGGCGCAAGCGGTGCTGCGCAACGGCCACAACGAGCAGATCAGGCGGCTGGCGCAAGAGATCATCGTCACGCAACAGCAGGAGATCGCGGCGATGCGGCTGGCGATCGGCGACCCGTTGCCGCCATCGGTGCCGTCCCCGACGCAAGTATCGGGTTCCTCCCCACGTTCTTCCACAGTGCCTTTCTTGGCGTCATTTCGAAAAGCCGGAGAGCCTCAATGA
- a CDS encoding YncE family protein translates to MKRSSLNLGILAGVCLIGPTAAWAGQAPGAAFDPDIPVSHRDRVYSADQFSNTVSVTDPVDNKLVGVIRLGDPQPGNFSPLYKGQVLVHGMGFSPDHKTIAVVSIGSNSVTFIDTATNAVKHTTYVGRSPHEAFFTPDGNEVWVTVRGEDYVAVLDGQNFAEKSRIKVPAGPGMQIFSPDGKYGYVCSSFNPEAVVITVADHQIVGHVRQDSPFCPNIAATPDGKQVWMTLKDTGRTMVFDAQQPFSVLKSIDTGPITNHVNFARNAGGTFAYVTVGGLNEVKVFRTDDFSQVATIPVGKLPHAVWPSGDGSRVYVGLENADGIAAIDTATNKLIATSQIGQAPQAITYVPNAVPEGDGTQGLQPLELAGRATHLVLSPVTGGKAEGNADNAPTSVSLFDQGLTQIFQASATGLQPKMPYVLALSSEPNGKGRLEVIASFMTNPAGSAIVNTVGPIRQIVQGEGQMPRRYLAIAEGSPDKPGPVVQVQLK, encoded by the coding sequence ATGAAGCGCAGCTCTTTGAATTTAGGTATTCTCGCGGGTGTCTGCCTCATCGGGCCAACGGCAGCCTGGGCCGGCCAGGCGCCTGGAGCGGCATTCGATCCGGACATTCCGGTCAGCCATCGCGACCGCGTCTATTCCGCGGACCAGTTTTCCAACACGGTCTCGGTCACCGATCCCGTCGACAACAAGCTTGTCGGCGTCATCCGCCTCGGCGATCCGCAGCCGGGCAATTTCAGCCCGCTCTATAAAGGACAGGTTCTTGTGCACGGCATGGGGTTCTCGCCGGACCACAAGACCATTGCGGTGGTTTCGATCGGCAGCAACTCGGTGACCTTCATCGATACCGCGACCAACGCGGTCAAGCACACCACCTATGTCGGCCGCTCGCCGCACGAAGCGTTCTTTACGCCCGATGGCAACGAGGTCTGGGTCACCGTCCGCGGCGAGGACTATGTCGCCGTGCTCGACGGCCAGAATTTCGCGGAGAAGTCCCGTATCAAGGTGCCGGCCGGACCGGGCATGCAGATTTTCTCGCCCGACGGCAAATACGGCTATGTCTGCTCCTCTTTCAATCCGGAGGCGGTCGTCATTACCGTTGCCGATCATCAGATCGTCGGCCACGTCAGGCAGGACAGCCCGTTCTGTCCGAACATCGCCGCCACGCCCGACGGCAAGCAGGTCTGGATGACGCTCAAGGACACCGGCCGGACCATGGTGTTCGACGCGCAGCAGCCGTTTTCAGTGCTGAAGTCGATCGATACCGGTCCGATCACCAACCACGTCAATTTCGCCCGCAATGCCGGCGGCACCTTCGCCTATGTAACGGTCGGCGGACTTAACGAGGTCAAGGTGTTTCGCACCGACGACTTCTCGCAGGTGGCGACGATCCCGGTCGGCAAGCTGCCCCATGCGGTCTGGCCATCCGGCGACGGCAGCCGGGTTTACGTCGGACTGGAAAATGCCGACGGAATCGCGGCGATCGATACCGCCACCAACAAGCTGATCGCGACCAGCCAGATCGGCCAGGCGCCGCAAGCCATCACCTATGTTCCCAATGCCGTTCCGGAAGGCGATGGCACCCAGGGGCTGCAGCCGCTCGAATTGGCGGGCCGCGCCACGCATCTCGTGCTTTCCCCTGTTACCGGCGGAAAGGCGGAGGGAAACGCGGACAATGCTCCGACCAGCGTGTCGCTGTTCGATCAGGGATTGACCCAGATATTCCAGGCATCCGCCACGGGCTTGCAGCCGAAGATGCCTTACGTGCTGGCGCTTTCGAGCGAACCCAACGGGAAAGGCAGGCTGGAAGTGATCGCTTCCTTCATGACCAATCCGGCGGGTTCGGCAATCGTAAATACCGTGGGACCGATCCGGCAGATCGTGCAGGGAGAAGGGCAGATGCCGCGGCGTTATCTGGCGATCGCGGAAGGTAGTCCAGACAAGCCCGGTCCCGTCGTGCAGGTTCAGTTGAAATAG
- a CDS encoding efflux RND transporter permease subunit, translating into MGIVRFALRFPHTFYVVAALILFLGIAAIRSMPTDIFPEIRIPVVTVIWQYTGLTTPEMEQRVSTYSQYSISANVSGIKNMEAQTLDGLSVQKLYFQPDVNLDLAIAQVVSATNSIRALMPPGIEPPIIVQYNASSVPVLQLSLSSDSLNEQELYDFGIYHIRQELAPVPGVTLPTPAGGKYRQIMVDIDPDKLLSRGLTPLDIVNAVNTQNLTLPSGTAKIGNTQYTVRTNATPATIDDLNKIPVKFVNGATVLLKDVAQVRDGAMVQQNIVRENGHRSVLLSVIKNGNASTLAVVNGVKQALEAFRPAAPAGMQINELFDQSVFVTSSVNGVLREGAIAAALTALMILIFLGSWRSTLVVMISIPLAILSSLVALYFLGETLNTMTLGGLALAVGILVDDSTVTIENTHRLWTEEHMPLPEATLHGAAEIAVPTLVSTLAISCVFTSVVFLDGPAKYLFTPLGLAVVFAMLASYGLSRTLTPITIGLLLKSERHGTDDGTPAGFFSRISAGFDRGFERLRDGYKKVLTTLLRRRAIVPVVAVLILSLGAVMLMLVGRDFFPLIDGGQIQLHVRAPAGTRIESTEAIFQKVEDKIREVIPDKDRALIIDNIGLPARAYNLAFADGSTIGINDGVIQVQLKEGHKPTAGYVKTLRQVLPAAFPEDTFYFQAADMVTQILNFGLPSQIDVRTVGSDPNNLPLAKKLRQRLAAIPGIVDAHLQQEVDGPAFYADIDRTRAAQLGLNASTVATNINVSLSSSVQVSPNFWTDLSSGIPYYLAVQTPEYRVNSLNALKNTPVSTSLAVSGQVVPGMLSNVATFKRDKVPTNSNQTNIQEVYDVYASVQGRDLGGVAADIKKVTTELQKELKAGNSIQVVGQIQSMNDSFRNLGIGLLFAAVFVYLLMVVNYQTFGDPFVVILALPVTLCGIVTMLFITGTTLNVPSLMGAIMAVGVASANSILLVTFAREQQLKGHSAFEAAISAGHTRIRPVLMTAAAMIVGMIPMAIGGAGEEQNAALARAVIGGLLFATPTTLLIVPYLFAMLRKGNDGKPHHGVFEEVPQ; encoded by the coding sequence ATGGGCATTGTCCGTTTTGCGTTGCGATTTCCGCACACGTTCTACGTGGTCGCCGCCCTGATCCTGTTTCTGGGCATCGCCGCCATCCGGTCGATGCCGACGGATATCTTTCCGGAAATCCGCATTCCGGTGGTGACGGTCATCTGGCAATACACCGGCCTCACCACGCCGGAAATGGAACAGCGCGTCAGCACCTACAGCCAATATTCCATCAGCGCCAACGTCAGCGGCATCAAGAACATGGAAGCCCAGACCTTGGACGGTCTGTCGGTCCAGAAGCTCTACTTCCAGCCCGACGTCAATCTCGACCTCGCGATTGCGCAAGTCGTGTCCGCGACCAATTCGATTCGCGCGCTGATGCCACCCGGGATCGAGCCGCCGATCATCGTGCAGTACAATGCGTCGAGCGTTCCCGTGCTGCAGCTCAGCCTCAGTTCGGACAGCCTGAACGAGCAGGAGCTCTACGATTTCGGCATTTACCACATTCGCCAGGAACTGGCGCCGGTTCCCGGCGTCACGCTGCCGACGCCGGCCGGTGGCAAGTATCGGCAGATCATGGTCGATATTGACCCCGACAAGCTGCTGTCCCGGGGACTGACGCCGCTCGACATCGTGAATGCGGTCAATACCCAGAACCTGACGCTGCCGTCGGGAACCGCGAAGATCGGAAACACACAATACACGGTGCGAACCAACGCCACTCCGGCGACGATCGATGATCTCAACAAGATACCCGTCAAGTTCGTCAACGGCGCCACGGTCCTTTTGAAGGACGTGGCGCAGGTACGCGACGGAGCGATGGTGCAGCAGAACATCGTGCGCGAGAACGGCCACCGCTCGGTCTTGCTCAGCGTGATCAAGAACGGCAACGCCTCCACGCTGGCGGTCGTCAACGGCGTGAAGCAGGCCCTGGAGGCGTTCCGCCCCGCCGCGCCGGCAGGCATGCAGATCAACGAGTTGTTCGACCAGTCGGTTTTCGTGACCAGCTCGGTCAACGGCGTGCTGCGCGAAGGCGCCATCGCGGCTGCCCTCACCGCGCTGATGATCCTGATCTTTCTCGGTTCCTGGCGCTCGACGCTGGTGGTCATGATTTCAATCCCGCTGGCGATCCTGTCGTCGCTCGTCGCTCTGTACTTTCTCGGCGAGACGCTGAACACCATGACGCTCGGAGGCCTTGCGCTGGCGGTCGGCATATTGGTCGACGATTCGACCGTCACCATCGAGAACACCCACCGTCTGTGGACCGAAGAGCACATGCCGCTTCCCGAGGCGACGCTGCACGGCGCCGCCGAGATCGCAGTGCCGACGCTGGTTTCGACTCTCGCCATCAGTTGCGTGTTCACGTCGGTGGTATTCCTCGATGGGCCGGCCAAGTACCTGTTCACGCCACTTGGACTTGCCGTCGTATTTGCGATGCTGGCTTCCTACGGATTGTCGCGGACCCTGACGCCGATTACGATCGGCCTGCTGCTCAAGAGTGAGCGTCACGGCACTGATGACGGGACCCCGGCAGGCTTCTTCTCGCGGATCTCCGCCGGTTTCGACCGCGGCTTCGAGCGTCTGCGGGATGGATATAAGAAAGTCCTCACCACGCTGCTTCGGCGACGGGCCATCGTGCCTGTCGTCGCCGTGTTGATACTTAGTCTCGGCGCAGTGATGTTGATGCTCGTCGGTCGGGATTTTTTCCCGCTCATCGACGGCGGCCAAATCCAGCTTCACGTTCGCGCTCCCGCCGGGACCCGCATCGAAAGCACCGAGGCGATATTCCAGAAGGTCGAGGACAAGATCCGCGAAGTCATTCCGGACAAGGATCGCGCGCTCATTATCGACAATATCGGGCTGCCGGCGCGAGCCTACAATCTGGCATTCGCTGACGGTTCCACGATCGGAATCAACGACGGTGTCATCCAGGTCCAGCTGAAGGAGGGCCACAAGCCGACCGCCGGTTATGTCAAGACATTGCGTCAGGTGCTGCCCGCCGCGTTTCCCGAAGACACGTTCTACTTCCAGGCGGCCGACATGGTAACGCAGATCCTGAACTTCGGACTGCCGTCGCAGATCGACGTCCGGACAGTGGGCTCCGATCCGAATAACCTGCCATTGGCAAAGAAACTCCGTCAGCGCCTTGCCGCGATTCCCGGCATTGTCGACGCGCACCTGCAGCAGGAAGTCGATGGTCCGGCTTTCTACGCCGACATCGACCGGACCCGCGCCGCACAGCTTGGCCTCAATGCCAGTACGGTGGCCACCAACATCAATGTCAGCCTGAGTTCGTCGGTGCAGGTGTCGCCCAATTTCTGGACCGATCTTAGTTCGGGCATTCCGTATTATCTTGCCGTGCAAACCCCGGAATACAGAGTCAACTCGCTGAATGCGCTCAAGAACACGCCGGTTTCGACCTCGCTGGCGGTCAGCGGCCAAGTCGTCCCGGGCATGCTAAGCAATGTCGCGACGTTCAAGCGGGACAAGGTTCCAACCAATTCCAACCAGACCAATATTCAGGAGGTTTATGACGTCTATGCCAGCGTGCAGGGCCGCGATCTCGGTGGTGTCGCAGCCGACATCAAGAAGGTGACGACGGAGCTGCAGAAGGAACTGAAGGCCGGCAATTCAATTCAGGTGGTCGGCCAGATCCAGAGCATGAATGACTCCTTCCGGAACCTGGGCATCGGGCTCTTGTTCGCCGCCGTCTTCGTCTATCTGCTGATGGTGGTGAACTACCAGACCTTTGGCGACCCGTTCGTCGTGATCCTGGCGCTGCCGGTGACGCTCTGCGGGATCGTCACGATGCTGTTCATCACCGGCACCACGCTGAACGTGCCGTCGCTGATGGGGGCGATCATGGCGGTTGGCGTCGCTTCCGCGAACTCGATTCTGCTGGTGACCTTCGCGCGCGAGCAGCAATTGAAAGGACATTCCGCCTTCGAGGCCGCGATCAGCGCCGGTCACACCAGGATCCGTCCCGTGCTGATGACGGCGGCGGCGATGATCGTCGGCATGATCCCGATGGCGATCGGCGGCGCCGGCGAGGAGCAGAACGCCGCGCTTGCCCGCGCTGTCATCGGCGGCCTGCTTTTCGCGACGCCGACAACATTGCTGATCGTGCCTTACCTGTTCGCCATGCTGCGCAAAGGCAACGACGGAAAGCCTCACCATGGCGTATTCGAGGAAGTTCCACAATGA
- a CDS encoding efflux RND transporter periplasmic adaptor subunit — MTETSVRPEREAVKGRDNPGTDRVVELPNTTPPKRRRRYGGALLGASALLLLVGALGIGGWRHYQAELAVAATTHQIQTAVPDVQVAAVRAGDDKITVTLPATTTAFEAANIFARTSGYIEKRYVDIGDRVKAGALLADITAPELDHQITQAQATLAQNQATLQQTQASRDLAQVTNSRDSNLVKQGWLTLQQGDNDRLTLQAQQAAVGVAQSNIAAQEAQIRVLGQEKAYQRVVAPFDGVITQRNIDNGSLVTSGSTFMFTLMHPDVIRTQVFIPQDEAFGVGPGVDAVVRVPEIPDRSFPGKVTRIASALQPGSRTLLTEIDVPNPDGALSPGIYCTVELYIPRKTPSMIIPADAVVFDQNGLHVAVVENGTAHLQKITIARDFGKEVEVHDGVKPGDQVILNPMVDLADGAKVTVRSVRKERTS, encoded by the coding sequence ATGACCGAGACCAGTGTACGGCCGGAGAGAGAAGCTGTTAAAGGCCGGGATAATCCCGGCACCGATCGCGTCGTTGAGCTACCGAACACGACGCCCCCCAAGCGGCGACGTCGTTACGGCGGCGCGCTGCTCGGCGCAAGCGCGCTGCTGTTGCTGGTGGGCGCCCTTGGAATAGGCGGCTGGCGCCATTACCAGGCCGAACTTGCCGTCGCTGCCACCACCCACCAGATCCAGACCGCTGTTCCCGACGTTCAGGTGGCTGCCGTCCGCGCCGGCGACGACAAGATCACCGTCACCTTGCCCGCGACGACCACGGCGTTTGAGGCGGCGAATATTTTCGCGCGCACCAGCGGCTATATCGAAAAGCGCTATGTCGATATCGGCGATCGGGTCAAGGCTGGCGCGCTGCTGGCGGACATCACCGCTCCCGAGCTCGACCACCAGATCACGCAAGCCCAGGCGACGCTGGCCCAGAACCAGGCTACATTGCAGCAAACACAGGCGAGCCGTGATCTCGCCCAGGTCACCAACTCGCGCGACAGCAATCTCGTCAAGCAGGGTTGGCTCACGCTGCAGCAGGGCGACAATGATCGCCTGACCCTGCAGGCCCAGCAGGCGGCGGTCGGAGTGGCCCAGTCGAACATTGCTGCCCAGGAGGCCCAGATTCGAGTCCTCGGGCAGGAGAAGGCCTACCAGCGTGTCGTAGCGCCGTTCGACGGCGTAATCACCCAGCGCAATATCGACAATGGCAGCCTGGTAACGTCCGGATCGACTTTCATGTTCACGCTGATGCATCCCGACGTCATCCGCACCCAGGTGTTTATTCCGCAGGACGAGGCTTTCGGAGTTGGGCCCGGCGTGGATGCGGTGGTCCGCGTTCCCGAGATTCCGGATCGCAGCTTTCCAGGCAAGGTCACGCGGATCGCGAGCGCCCTGCAGCCCGGCAGCCGGACGTTGTTGACCGAGATCGACGTTCCCAATCCGGATGGCGCACTTAGTCCCGGGATTTACTGTACGGTCGAGCTGTATATTCCGCGCAAGACGCCATCGATGATCATACCGGCCGACGCCGTGGTGTTCGATCAGAATGGCCTGCATGTCGCGGTGGTCGAGAACGGCACCGCCCACCTGCAGAAAATCACGATCGCGCGTGACTTCGGCAAGGAAGTTGAGGTGCACGACGGTGTCAAGCCGGGCGATCAGGTCATCCTTAATCCGATGGTGGACCTGGCGGATGGCGCCAAGGTAACGGTGCGCTCGGTGCGCAAAGAGCGGACGAGCTAG